In the genome of Natronorubrum daqingense, the window GTTCGGATCGGACGGATCGACGGCGAGCCCCCAGCAGTAGGTGTGCTCGAGACCGTCTTGAGGCCGGCGCCACGACTCGCCGCCGTCGTCGCTCTCCGCGTAGCCGTCGCCCGCGGCGGTGTACACCCGGCCCTCTCGATCAGGGTGTACTGCAAGCGTGTGGTTATCACGCCGGGAACCTGCTGGACGCTCCTCCCACGTCTCACCACCGTCAGTGCTCAAGACGAACGCGCCGGCCTCGATACCGACGTAGAGTCGATCCGGATCGAACGGATCGACCTCGAGCCACCGAACGTGATGGGTGTGTGGTCGGGGCGGAAAGTACCACTCGTCCGACGAGGGCAGGTCCGTCACGTCCGAGAGGTGCGTCCAAGAGTTGCCGCCGTCGGTGGAGCGGTAGATTCGACTCGGCTCCGTTCCTGCGTACAGGACATCCGGATCGTGGGGACTGATCGCGAGCGACATCACGGCGTCACTGACAAATGGTGTCTCGAGGTGCTCGATCGAGATATCGTCGCCGTCCGTCGGTGCGTGGACCCGAACGAGTCCGTTCTCGAACGTCCCGGCGAACGCGCGATCCGGCCGTTCTGATGAGGCGACTACGCACTCGAGTTCGTGACTCTCGAGGGTGCTCAGGACACGCCAGTCGCTGCCCCGTTGGGCGTCTGTCTGGCACACGAGGAGCCGATCTCCTAACGCGACGAAGAGCGTTGACATACGTCAACAGACGGCAGCCAGCTACTAACGCTGTTGGGGTGGGTTCACTACCTCGAGGGTTTCGTTTCAGCGCTTCGATCGGGTGTCGACGGCGTCCCATGATCCGTCCTCGAGGTGCCGCCGAGGACGATCGTCGACATGAGCTGGGACTCGATTCGACGAAGGTGCTGGCCGACAGTCCCCGCCGAACAACCCAGTTCGTCCGCTATCTCTTGGTACGTGACTTCTCGTGGTTCCTGGTAGTATCCTTCCTCGATCGCGACGGACAATACTTCTCGCTGGCGATTCGTCAGATCGATCAATGGTTGGCCATCGGAGGGATCGTACCGACCGAGTCGTTCGATATCCAGGTCAGTGAGGGCCCGCGTTTCGGAGATCAACGACCGAAGTTCGCTCTCGCTGCCGATCTGTGAAACGCGGAGGTGTGCATTGTTCGGACCAGTGTATTCCATCGGATAATCGAGCAACACCGCGTGTCGCTGATGGATCTCGAGGAGATTCGTCGTCAACTCGCTTGGCTGGTAGTGCATCTGCAAGATTTTGCTCTCGTTGACGTCACTGAGCATGTACTCGAAGACGTTCGACGACGGATGCTCGAGCGCGCGGGTCACGTCCTCCCGATCCCCAACGATCTCTCGGCGCGTCACGATCGTACCGTCACTGAGGAAATCAGTATCCTGGATCGTTCGAAGGGTGACGCCGTACTCGCTCAACACCTGTTCACCCGGATCGAAATACCCTTGCTGAGGTGTGAGTACGTATGTCACATATCGCATGTCATCTATCTCAGACGTGCCGGTAAATAATAATTACGGTTTTAAATAAATTGAATAAATTGTTTAACAGAAGATGGTGAAGGTTCCGTTCGTGGCGAACGGAGGCAGCGATTCGCTACGCAACACCGAACGGTGTAATCGTCTGGCGCGGAAGATGCGCGGCCTCCAGGTTCTGAAGTCAACACTGGTTCACCAGAACTATTAGGTCACAGCGGCCAATCGGTTTTCGACGATGACCGATCGGCCGCCCTCCCCTCCATCGCCGACACTTTCCAGTACGAAGAGTACCGAGAAATCGCGCACCGTCGTTACGACGTCCCAACTTGCCAGTCGCATCGAAACCACCCTCGGTTGTCGACTCGAGGACGCGTTTCTCGAAGACGTCTTACTCGAATTAGACCGGAGCGACTACGTCGAGTGGGTGCGAATCACCCGCGACGGCGAGTACGTCTGGGATTTAACCAATTCGGCCGACCGAATTGCGACAACCATCGCGACTCGTGTCGTCGACTGGGTCGTCGATTGGCTCGAGGGAACGGACTGAGGACCCGTGACGACGTTCGTCTCGAGAACAGAGACATCGAAGAATAGCGTCAAAGTCGTCGTAAGTGATGTCGATCGAACCGTGAGTCGTGGACTCTCCCTACTACAAACCGAACATCTCCGTCCGTGGACCAGTGAGTAGCGAGTGAAACGACAGCATAGACGACGCTGGTCGTGTGTCGAGACGCACCCACGTTTCGGACAAAAATCACGATAGACGTCGGTGGTGAGCCGACGTTACCGCCTCCCCTCCCCCTTCCGAGCGTTTCAACCGCACGGGGTCGTTATCGGTAGGTGCGATAGGGTGGTGACGTTGGGTTGTGCGTGATCGGTGACGGGGACGTTGTAATTGTCTCATATCGGATGGAACCTGCCGGCGACGACAGTATCCCAATCCCCGTCAGTAAGGGAGTTCG includes:
- a CDS encoding WD40/YVTN/BNR-like repeat-containing protein, giving the protein MSTLFVALGDRLLVCQTDAQRGSDWRVLSTLESHELECVVASSERPDRAFAGTFENGLVRVHAPTDGDDISIEHLETPFVSDAVMSLAISPHDPDVLYAGTEPSRIYRSTDGGNSWTHLSDVTDLPSSDEWYFPPRPHTHHVRWLEVDPFDPDRLYVGIEAGAFVLSTDGGETWEERPAGSRRDNHTLAVHPDREGRVYTAAGDGYAESDDGGESWRRPQDGLEHTYCWGLAVDPSDPNAVIVSSASGASSAHSVDTAESYVYRKTDGEAWTRLDDRGLPTGSGVVRAVFDTTNEGSVYALNNRGLFRSDDFGDRWERLQLEWTDGYESQTPRGLVVLE
- a CDS encoding helix-turn-helix domain-containing protein, which encodes MRYVTYVLTPQQGYFDPGEQVLSEYGVTLRTIQDTDFLSDGTIVTRREIVGDREDVTRALEHPSSNVFEYMLSDVNESKILQMHYQPSELTTNLLEIHQRHAVLLDYPMEYTGPNNAHLRVSQIGSESELRSLISETRALTDLDIERLGRYDPSDGQPLIDLTNRQREVLSVAIEEGYYQEPREVTYQEIADELGCSAGTVGQHLRRIESQLMSTIVLGGTSRTDHGTPSTPDRSAETKPSR